A genome region from Macaca nemestrina isolate mMacNem1 chromosome 20, mMacNem.hap1, whole genome shotgun sequence includes the following:
- the LOC105484440 gene encoding calmodulin-regulated spectrin-associated protein 3 isoform X2: MVEAAPPGPGPLRRTFLVPEIKSLDQYDFSRAKAAASLAWVLRAAFGGAEHVPPELWEPFYTDQYAQEHVKPPVTRLLLSAELYCRAWRQALPQLETPPNPSALLALLARRGTVPALPERPVREADLRHQPILMGAHLAVIDALMAAFAFEWTKTLPGPLALTSLEHKLLFWVDTTVRRLQEKTEQEAAQRASPAAPADGAAQAQPSHAIAFCLKESGSKPPMIRYRKDRVVARRAPCFPTVTSLQDLASGAALAATIHCYCPQLLRLEEVCLKDPMSVADSLYNLQLVQDFCASRLPRGCPLSLEDLLYVPPPLKVNLVVLLAELFMCFEVLKPDFVQVKDLPDGHAASPRGTEASPPQNNSGSSSPVFNFRHPLLSPGGPQSPLRGSTGSLKSSPSMSHMEALGKAWNRQLSRPLSQAVSFSTPFGLDSDVDVVMGDPVLLRSVSSDSLGPPRPAPARTPTQPPPEPGDLPTIEEALQIIHSAEPRLLPDGAADGSFYLHSPEGPSKPSLASPYLPEGTSKPLSDRPTKAPVYMPHPETPSKPSPCLVGEASKLPAPSEGSPKAVASSPAATNSEVKMTSFAERKKQLVKAEAEAGAGSPTSTPAPPEALSSEMSELGARLEEKRRAIEAQKRRIEAIFAKHRQRLGKSAFLQVQPREASGEAEAEAEPGSVPGGERPAGEGQGEPTSRPKAVTFSPDLGPVPPEGLGEYNRAVSKLSAALSSLQRDMQRLTDQQQRLLAPPEAPGPAPPPAAWIIPGPTTGPKAASPSPARRVPATRRSPGPGPSQSPRSPKHTRPAELRLAPLTRVLTPPHDVDSLPHLRKFSPSQVPVQTRSSILLAEETPPEEPTARPGLIEIPLGSLADPAAEDEGDGSPAGAEDSLEEEASSEGEPRAGLGFFYKDEDKPEDEMAQKRASLLERQQRRVEEARRRKQWQEAEKEQRREEAARLAQEEAPGPAPPVSAVPVAPMATPAPAARAPAEEEVGPRKGDFTRQEYERRAQLKLMDDLDKVLRPRAAGSGGPGRGGRRAPRPRSGCCDDSALARSPARGLLGSRLSKIYSQSTLSLSTVANEAHNNLGVKRPTSRAPSPSGLMSPSRLPGSRERDWENGSNASSPASVPEYTGPRLYKEPSAKSNKFIIHNALSHCCLAGKVNEPQKNRILEEIEKSKANHFLILFRDSSCQFRALYTLSGETEELSRLAGYGPRTVTPAMVEGIYKYNSDRKRFTQIPAKTMSMSVDAFTIQGHLWQGKKPTTPKKGGSTPK, encoded by the exons ATGGTGGAGGCGGCGCCCCCCGGGCCCGGGCCGCTGCGGAGGACCTTCCTGGTGCCCGAGATTAAGTCGCTGGACCAGTACGATTTCTCGCGGGCCAAGGCGGCGGCCAGCCTGGCGTGGGTGCTGCGGGCCGCGTTCGGGGGCGCAG AGCACGTGCCCCCGGAGCTGTGGGAGCCCTTCTATACCGACCAGTACGCGCAGGAGCATGTGAAGCCCCCGGTGACACGGCTGCTGCTCTCAGCCGAGCTCTACTGCAGAGCCTGGCGCCAGGCGCTGCCACAGCTTGAGACACCCCCCAACCCCTCTGCACTGCTGGCCCTGCTGGCGCGGAGGGGCACAGTGCCTGCTTTGCCCGAGCGCCCGGTGCGCGAGGCCGACCTGAGGCACCAGCCCATTCTCATG GGAGCCCACCTAGCTGTCATTGATGCCCTCATGGCTGCCTTTGCCTTCGAGTGGACAAAGACCTTGCCAGGTCCCTTGGCCCTGACCAGCTTGGAGCACAAGCTGCTTTTCTGGGTGGACACG ACCGTCCGGCGGCTGCAGGAGAAGACAGAGCAGGAAGCGGCCCAGCGAGCCTCTCCAGCAGCCCCTGCAGACGGGGCGGCCCAGGCGCAGCCTTCG CACGCAATTGCCTTCTGTTTGAAGGAGTCGGGGAGCAAACCCCCCATG ATCCGATACCGCAAGGACCGTGTGGTGGCACGACGTGCCCCCTGCTTCCCGACGGTGACCAGCCTCCAGGACCTGGCCAGTGGGGCCGCACTGGCCGCCACCATCCACTGCTATTGTCCCCAGCTGCTTCGACTTGAGG AGGTCTGCTTGAAGGACCCCATGTCTGTGGCGGACAGCCTGTACAACCTCCAGCTGGTGCAGGATTTCTGTGCCTCCCGCCTTCCTCGTGGCTGCCCCCTGTCCCTTGAGGACTTGCTGTACGTCCCACCGCCGCTCAAG GTCAACTTGGTGGTGCTGCTGGCCGAGTTGTTCATGTGTTTTGAGGTGCTCAAGCCCGACTTCGTGCAAGTGAAGGACTTGCCCGATGGTCACG CTGCCTCCCCCCGGGgcactgaggcctccccacctcAGAACAACAGTGGCAGTAG TTCTCCTGTCTTCAACTTCCGCCACCCGCTCCTGTCACCTGGTGGCCCCCAGTCCCCACTCCGAGGATCCACAG GCTCCCTGAAGTCTTCCCCATCCATGTCCCATATGGAGGCCCTGGGCAAGGCCTGGAACCGGCAGCTCAG CCGTCCCCTCTCCCAGGCTGTGTCATTCAGCACCCCCTTTGGCCTGGACAGCGACGTGGATGTCGTCATGGGTGACCCCGTGCTTCTCCGCTCTGTGAGCTCGGACAGCCTGGGCCCCCCGCGCCCCGCGCCGGCCAGGACCCCCACCCAGCCACCCCCGGAGCCTGGTGACCTGCCCACCATCGAGGAGGCTCTGCAGATCATCCACAGTGCCGAGCCCCGGCTCCTCCCAGATGGGGCGGCCGACGGCAGCTTCTACCTCCACTCCCCTGAGGGGCCCTCCAAGCCATCCCTGGCCTCCCCCTACCTGCCTGAGGGGACCTCCAAACCACTCTCCGACAGGCCCACCAAAGCACCAGTGTACATGCCACACCCCGAGACCCCCTCAAAGCCATCTCCCTGTCTGGTGGGGGAGGCATCGAAACTGCCAGCCCCATCCGAGGGGTCCCCGAAGGCGGTGGCTTCGTCCCCAGCAGCCACCAACTCCGAGGTGAAAATGACCAGCTTTGCCGAACGCAAGAAacagctggtgaaggcagaggctgaggctggagcggGGTCCCCCACGTCCACTCCGGCCCCGCCGGAGGCCCTGAGCTCGGAGATGAGTGAGCTCGGCGCCCGGCTGGAGGAGAAACGCAGAGCCATTGAGGCTCAGAAGCGACGGATTGAGGCCATCTTTGCCAAACACCGTCAGCGGCTGGGCAAAAGCGCCTTCTTGCAGGTGCAGCCGCGGGAGGCCtccggggaggcagaggcggaggcCGAGCCAGGCTCAGTCCCTGGTGGGGAGCGGCCGGCGGGTGAGGGCCAGGGTGAGCCAACCTCACGGCCCAAGGCAGTGACTTTCTCGCCAGACCTGGGCCCGGTGCCCCCTGAGGGGCTGGGGGAATACAATCGAGCGGTCAGCAAGCTGAGTGCCGCCTTGAGCTCACTGCAGCGGGACATGCAGAGGCTCACGGACCAGCAGCAGCGGCTTCTGGCCCCGCCAGAGGCCCCTGGACCCGCCCCACCACCCGCTGCGTGGATCATCCCTGGCCCCACGACAGGGCCCAAAGCTGCATCCCCTAGCCCCGCCCGTCGGGTCCCAGCCACCCGGCGCAGCCCTGGGCCCGGGCCCAGCCAGTCACCCCGCAGCCCGAAACACACGCGGCCGGCGGAGCTGCGGCTGGCACCCTTGACCAGGGTGCTCACGCCACCCCACGACGTAGACAGCCTCCCCCACCTGCGCAAGTTCTCGCCAAGCCAGGTGCCCGTACAGACGCGCTCTTCCATCCTCCTGGCAGAGGAGACGCCCCCCGAGGAGCCGACTGCCCGGCCAGGCCTCATCGAGATCCCTTTGGGCAGCCTGGCAGATCCCGCTGCCGAGGATGAGGGAGACGGGAGCCCCGCTGGTGCTGAGGATTCCTTGGAGGAGGAGGCGTCTTCAGAGGGGGAGCCCCGGGCGGGGCTGGGGTTCTTCTACAAG GATGAAGACAAGCCTGAGGATGAGATGGCCCAAAAGCGGGCCAGCCTGCTGGAGCGGCAGCAGCGGCGAGTGGAGGAGGCGCGGCGGCGCAAGCAGTGGCAGGAGGCGGAGAAGGAACAGCGGAGGGAGGAGGCCGCGAG GCTGGCCCAAGAGGAGGCCCCTGGCCCAGCCCCGCCTGTGTCCGCAGTCCCTGTAGCCCCGATGGCGACCCCAGCCCCTGCTGCCCGGGCTCCAGCCGAGGAGGAGGTGGGTCCCCGGAAGGGGGACTTCACACGGCAGGAGTACGAGCGCCGGGCCCAGCTGAAGCTCATGGACGACCTCGATAAGGTGCTGCGGCCCCGGGCTGCGGGGTCCGGGGGCCCAGGTCGGGGCGGGCGGAGGGCCCCCCGGCCTCGCTCTGGCTGCTGTGACGACTCGGCCTTGGCACGAAGCCCAGCCCGTGGCCTGCTGG GCTCTCGGCTGAGCAAAATCTATTCCCAGTCCACCCTGTCACTGTCCACTGTGGCCAACGAGGCCCACAATAACCTCGGGGTGAAGAGGCCCACGTCTCG GGCTCCCTCCCCATCGGGTCTCATGTCCCCAAGCCGCCTGCCTGGAAGCCGCGAACGGGACTGGGAAAATGGCAGCAATGCCTCCTCCCCAGCATCGGTGCCCGAGTACACAG GTCCACGGCTGTACAAGGAGCCCAGCGCCAAGTCTAACAAGTTCATCATCCACAACGCCCTGTCACACTGCTGCCTGGCGGGCAAGGTGAACGAACCGCAGAAGAACCGCATTCTGGAG GAAATCGAGAAAAGCAAGGCCAACCACTTCCTGATCCTCTTTCGCGACTCGAGCTGCCAGTTCCGTGCACTCTACACGCTGTCGGGGGAGACGGAGGAGCTGTCGCGGCTGGCGGGGTACGGGCCCCGGACCGTCACGCCCGCCATGGTGGAAGGCATCTACAAGTACAACTCGGACCGCAAGCGCTTCACCCAGATCCCCGCCAAGACCATGTCCATGAGCGTCGATGCCTTCACCATCCAGGGACACCTCTGGCAGGGCAAGAAACCCACCACTCCCAAGAAGGGCGGCAGCACCCCCAAATAG